In Canis lupus dingo isolate Sandy chromosome 1, ASM325472v2, whole genome shotgun sequence, a single genomic region encodes these proteins:
- the PRX gene encoding periaxin isoform X6, giving the protein MEARSRSAEELRRAELVEIIVETEAQTGVSGINVAGGGKEGIFVRELREDSPAARSLSLQEGDQLLSARVFFENFKYEDALRLLQCAEPYKVSFCLKRTVPTGDLALRPGTVAGYEIKGPRAKVAKLNIQSLSPVKKKKMVMPGALGAPADLAPVDVEFSFPKFSRLRRGLKAEAAKGPVPAAPTRRRLQLPRLRVREVAEEAQVARLAAAAPPPRKAKVEAEVAAGARFTAPQVELVGPRLPGAEVGVPQVSAPKGLGEVALHLPTLGLGAPAAPAVEPTAVGIQVPQVELPTLPSLPTLPTLPCLETREGAVAVTVPTLDVAAPTVGVDLALPGVEVEARGEAPEVALKMPRLSFPRFGARAKEVAEAKVAKDSPEARAKGPRLRMPTFGLSLLEPRPAAAEAAVESKLKLPTIKMPSFGIGVSAPEVKVPKGPEVKLPKAPEVKLPKVPEAALPDVQLPEVELPKVSEMKLPKVPEMAVPEVRLPEVQLPKVPEMKLPEMKLPKVPEMAVPEVRLPEVQLPKVPEMKLPEMKLPKVPEMKLPKVPEMAVPEVHLPEVQLPKVPEMKLPEVKLPKMPEMAVPEVRLPEVQLPKVSEMKVPEMKLPEIKLPKVPEMAVPDVHLPEVQLPKVSEMRLPEMQVPKAPEVHLPKVPEVKLPKAPEVQLKGEQAERVEFGIKLPKMTMPKLGRAESPSRGKPGEAGAEVSGKLLTLPCLQPEVGPEARAGVPSLTLPSVELDLPRVLSPEAQVPAAAVGKVERPEGPGGAAGVGEAAFRMPSVEIAPPQLPSGEVEVEGRLEEMEMKVKPSSKFSLPKFGLSGPKVAKAEAEAPGRATKPKVSKFTISLPKARAGTEAEAKGAGEAAGLLPALDLSIPQLGLDAHLPTSKVEVAGADVKVKGPRFALPKFGVRGRDAEAGELAPGVGELEAKGWGWDGKVKMPKLKMPSFGLARGKEAEVQGGRVSPGEKPEPTAGPLKIPEVELVTLGAQEEGRAEGAVAVGGVRLSGPQVSTTRQAGAEGQEGALRMPLGISLPQVELASFGEAGPGATPGQQVKGAAPSAEGTAGYRVQVPQVTLSLPGAQVAGGELLVGEGVFKMPAVTVPQLELDVGLGREAQVGEAATGDGGLRLKMPTLGARAEAGEEGPGEQSPGAERTFHLSLPDVELSPPAVGSHAEYQVAEGDGEAGHKLKVRLPRFGLARAKEGIEEGEKTKSPKLRLPRVGFSQSEAVTGEGSPSPEEDEEEGGGEGASGRRGRVRVRLPRVGLATPSKASRGQEGEAAPKSPSGEKSPKFRFPRVSLSPKARSGSGDHEEGGFRVRLPSVGFSETGAPGPARMEGAQAAVV; this is encoded by the exons GAGCTGAGGCGGGCGGAGTTGGTGGAGATCATCGTGGAGACCGAGGCGCAGACCGGGGTCAGCGGCATCAACGTCGCAGGCGGCGGCAAGGAGGGAATCTTTGTCCGCGAGCTTCGGGAGGACTCGCCCGCGGCCAGGAGCCTCAGCCTGCAGGAAG GGGACCAGCTGCTGAGCGCCCGGGTGTTCTTCGAGAACTTCAAATACGAGGACGCACTACGCCTGCTGCAATGTGCCGAGCCTTACAAGGTCTCCTTCTGCCTGAAGCGCACTGTGCCCACCGGGGACCTGGCGCTGCGGCCTGGGACCGTGGCCGGCTACGAGATCAAGGGCCCACGGGCCAAGGTGGCCAAGCTG aaCATCCAGAGTCTGTCCCctgtgaagaagaagaagatggtgatgcccggggccctgggggcccCTGCAGACCTGGCCCCTGTTGACGTCGAATTCTCCTTTCCCAAGTTCTCCCGTCTGCGTCGGGGCCTCAAAGCAGAGGCTGCCAAGGGTCCTGTCCCAGCTGCCCCAACCCGCCGGCGCCTCCAGCTGCCTCGGCTGCGCGTCCGGGAAGTGGCGGAAGAGGCCCAGGTGGCCCGGCTGGCCgctgctgctcctcccccaagGAAAGCCAAGGTGGAGGCTGAGGTGGCAGCAGGAGCCCGCTTCACAGCCCCCCAGGTGGAGCTGGTTGGGCCCCGGCTGCCAGGTGCCGAGGTGGGTGTCCCCCAGGTCTCAGCCCCCAAGGGGCTGGGAGAGGTGGCCCTCCACCTGCCAACCCTTGGACTAGGTGCCCCAGCTGCACCTGCTGTGGAGCCCACAGCCGTAGGGATCCAGGTCCCCCAAGTGGAGCTGCCCACCTTGCCCTCGCTACCCACCCTGCCCACGCTCCCCTGCCTGGAAACCCGGGAAGGGGCTGTGGCAGTGACGGTGCCCACCCTGGATGTGGCAGCGCCTACGGTAGGAGTGGACCTGGCCTTGCCGGGTGTGGAGGTGGAGGCCCGAGGAGAGGCACCTGAGGTGGCCCTAAAGATGCCCCGCCTCAGTTTCCCTCGCTTTGGGGCTCGAGCAAAGGAAGTTGCTGAGGCCAAGGTGGCCAAGGACAGCCCCGAGGCCAGGGCAAAGGGGCCTAGACTTCGAATGCCCACCTTCGGGCTTTCTCTGCTGGAGCCCCGACCTGCTGCCGCCGAAGCTGCTGTTGAGAGCAAGCTGAAGCTGCCCACCATCAAGATGCCCTCCTTTGGCATTGGGGTCTCGGCCCCTGAGGTCAAGGTGCCCAAGGGGCCTGAGGTGAAGCTCCCTAAGGCTCCTGAGGTGAAGCTCCCGAAGGTGCCGGAGGCAGCCCTCCCAGATGTGCAACTCCCAGAGGTGGAGCTCCCCAAAGTGTCTGAGATGAAGCTCCCAAAGGTGCCCGAGATGGCCGTGCCCGAGGTGCGGCTCCCAGAAGTACAGCTCCCCAAAGTTCCAGAGATGAAGCTCCCCGAGATGAAGCTCCCAAAG GTGCCCGAGATGGCCGTGCCCGAGGTGCGGCTCCCAGAAGTACAGCTCCCCAAA GTTCCAGAGATGAAGCTCCCCGAGATGAAGCTCCCGAAGGTGCCTGAGATGAAGCTCCCGAAAGTGCCCGAGATGGCCGTGCCCGAGGTGCATCTCCCAGAAGTACAGCTCCCCAAAGTCCCCGAGATGAAGCTCCCCGAGGTGAAGCTCCCGAAGATGCCCGAGATGGCTGTGCCCGAGGTGCGGCTCCCGGAGGTACAGTTGCCAAAGGTCTCAGAGATGAAAGTCCCCGAGATGAAACTCCCCGAGATAAAGCTCCCCAAGGTGCCTGAGATGGCCGTGCCTGATGTCCACCTCCCGGAGGTGCAGCTGCCAAAGGTGTCGGAGATGAGGCTGCCGGAAATGCAGGTGCCAAAGGCCCCAGAGGTGCATCTGCCAAAGGTCCCAGAGGTGAAGCTGCCCAAGGCCCCGGAGGTGCAGCTCAAAGGGGAACAGGCAGAGAGGGTGGAATTTGGCATCAAGCTGCCCAAGATGACCATGCCCAAGCTAGGGAGGGCGGAGTCCCCATCACGAGGCAAGCCGGGTGAGGCAGGGGCTGAGGTCTCTGGGAAGCTGCTCACGCTTCCCTGTCTGCAGCCGGAAGTGGGCCCCGAGGCTCGAGCGGGTGTCCCCTCTCTCACGCTGCCCTCCGTGGAGCTAGACCTGCCAAGGGTCCTCAGTCCGGAGGCGCAGGTCCCAGCGGCCGCCGTGGGCAAGGTGGAGCGGCCAGAGGGCCCTGGGGGAGCCGCGGGGGTCGGGGAGGCGGCCTTTCGGATGCCCTCGGTTGAAATCGCCCCTCCGCAGCTGCCCTcgggggaggtggaggtggaggggcggCTAGAGGAGATGGAGATGAAAGTCAAGCCCTCCTCCAAGTTCTCCCTGCCCAAGTTTGGACTCTCGGGGCCCAAAGTGGCCAAGGCCGAGGCCGAGGCGCCCGGGCGGGCCACCAAGCCGAAGGTGTCCAAGTTCACCATCTCACTCCCCAAGGCCCGAGCGGGGACTGAAGCCGAGGCcaaaggggcaggagaggcagcaggCCTGCTGCCCGCCCTCGATCTGTCCATCCCGCAGCTCGGCCTGGATGCCCATCTGCCCACAAGCAAGGTGGAGGTGGCAGGGGCTGACGTCAAGGTCAAGGGGCCCAGGTTTGCCCTGCCCAAGTTTGGGGTCAGAGGCCGGGACGCTGAGGCGGGAGAACTAGCGCCAGGGGTGGGCGAGTTGGAGGCCAAGGGCTGGGGTTGGGATGGGAAGGTGAAGATGCCTAAGCTGAAGATGCCCTCCTTCGGGCTGGCTCGGGGGAAGGAAGCGGAAGTCCAGGGTGGGCGCGTCAGCCCGGGAGAAAAGCCAGAGCCCACGGCAGGGCCGCTTAAGATCCCCGAGGTGGAGCTGGTCAccctgggggcccaggaggaAGGCAGGGCCGAGGGGGCAGTGGCTGTCGGTGGAGTTCGGCTGTCAGGCCCGCAAGTGTCCACGACCAGACAGGCAGGCGCCGAGGGCCAGGAGGGGGCGCTGAGGATGCCCCTGGGCATCTCCTTGCCCCAGGTGGAGCTGGCCAGCTTCGGGGAGGCCGGCCCAGGCGCCACCCCGGGGCAGCAGGTCAAGGGCGCGGCCCCTTCAGCAGAGGGCACAGCAGGCTACAGggtccaggtgccccaggtgaccttgtctctgcctggagcccaggtggcaggtggggagCTGTTGGTAGGTGAGGGCGTCTTCAAGATGCCCGCCGTGACAGTGCCTCAGCTTGAGTTGGACGTGGGGCTGGGCCGAGAGGCGCAGGTGGGTGAGGCGGCCACAGGTGACGGTGGCTTGAGGCTGAAGATGCCCACACTGGGGGCCAGAGCTGAGGCCGGAGAAGAGGGGCCCGGAGAGCAATCCCCGGGGGCCGAGCGCACCTTCCACCTCTCCCTGCCGGATGTGGAGCTCTCACCGCCCGCCGTGGGCAGCCACGCTGAGTACCAGGTGGCAGAGGGCGACGGGGAGGCGGGACACAAGCTCAAGGTGAGGCTGCCCCGGTTTGGCCTGGCTCGGGCCAAGGAGGGCATTGAGGAGGGTGAGAAGACCAAGAGCCCCAAACTCAGGCTGCCCCGAGTGGGCTTCAGCCAGAGCGAGGCGGTCACTGGGGAAGGCTCCCCCAGCCccgaggaggacgaggaggagggtggcggggagggggcctCTGGGCGCCGAGGCAGAGTCCGAGTCCGCTTGCCCCGCGTGGGCCTGGCTACCCCGTCCAAGGCCTCTCGGGGACAGGAGGGCGAGGCAGCCCCCAAGTCCCCCAGCGGGGAGAAGTCACCCAAGTTCCGTTTCCCCCGGGTGTCCCTAAGCCCCAAGGCCCGGAGTGGGAGTGGGGACCACGAAGAGGGTGGATTCCGGGTCCGGCTGCCTAGTGTGGGGTTTTCGGAGACAGGGGCTCCGGGCCCTGCCAGGATGGAGGGGGCTCAGGCTGCAGTGGTCTGA
- the PRX gene encoding periaxin isoform X2 codes for MEARSRSAEELRRAELVEIIVETEAQTGVSGINVAGGGKEGIFVRELREDSPAARSLSLQEGDQLLSARVFFENFKYEDALRLLQCAEPYKVSFCLKRTVPTGDLALRPGTVAGYEIKGPRAKVAKLNIQSLSPVKKKKMVMPGALGAPADLAPVDVEFSFPKFSRLRRGLKAEAAKGPVPAAPTRRRLQLPRLRVREVAEEAQVARLAAAAPPPRKAKVEAEVAAGARFTAPQVELVGPRLPGAEVGVPQVSAPKGLGEVALHLPTLGLGAPAAPAVEPTAVGIQVPQVELPTLPSLPTLPTLPCLETREGAVAVTVPTLDVAAPTVGVDLALPGVEVEARGEAPEVALKMPRLSFPRFGARAKEVAEAKVAKDSPEARAKGPRLRMPTFGLSLLEPRPAAAEAAVESKLKLPTIKMPSFGIGVSAPEVKVPKGPEVKLPKAPEVKLPKVPEAALPDVQLPEVELPKVSEMKLPKVPEMAVPEVRLPEVQLPKVPEMKLPEMKLPKVPEMAVPEVRLPEVQLPKVPEMKLPEVKLPKVPEMAVPDVRLPEVQFPKVPEMKLPEMKLPKVPEMKLPKVPEMAVPEVHLPEVQLPKVPEMKLPEVKLPKMPEMAVPEVRLPEVQLPKVSEMKVPEMKLPEIKLPKVPEMAVPDVHLPEVQLPKVSEMRLPEMQVPKAPEVHLPKVPEVKLPKAPEVQLKGEQAERVEFGIKLPKMTMPKLGRAESPSRGKPGEAGAEVSGKLLTLPCLQPEVGPEARAGVPSLTLPSVELDLPRVLSPEAQVPAAAVGKVERPEGPGGAAGVGEAAFRMPSVEIAPPQLPSGEVEVEGRLEEMEMKVKPSSKFSLPKFGLSGPKVAKAEAEAPGRATKPKVSKFTISLPKARAGTEAEAKGAGEAAGLLPALDLSIPQLGLDAHLPTSKVEVAGADVKVKGPRFALPKFGVRGRDAEAGELAPGVGELEAKGWGWDGKVKMPKLKMPSFGLARGKEAEVQGGRVSPGEKPEPTAGPLKIPEVELVTLGAQEEGRAEGAVAVGGVRLSGPQVSTTRQAGAEGQEGALRMPLGISLPQVELASFGEAGPGATPGQQVKGAAPSAEGTAGYRVQVPQVTLSLPGAQVAGGELLVGEGVFKMPAVTVPQLELDVGLGREAQVGEAATGDGGLRLKMPTLGARAEAGEEGPGEQSPGAERTFHLSLPDVELSPPAVGSHAEYQVAEGDGEAGHKLKVRLPRFGLARAKEGIEEGEKTKSPKLRLPRVGFSQSEAVTGEGSPSPEEDEEEGGGEGASGRRGRVRVRLPRVGLATPSKASRGQEGEAAPKSPSGEKSPKFRFPRVSLSPKARSGSGDHEEGGFRVRLPSVGFSETGAPGPARMEGAQAAVV; via the exons GAGCTGAGGCGGGCGGAGTTGGTGGAGATCATCGTGGAGACCGAGGCGCAGACCGGGGTCAGCGGCATCAACGTCGCAGGCGGCGGCAAGGAGGGAATCTTTGTCCGCGAGCTTCGGGAGGACTCGCCCGCGGCCAGGAGCCTCAGCCTGCAGGAAG GGGACCAGCTGCTGAGCGCCCGGGTGTTCTTCGAGAACTTCAAATACGAGGACGCACTACGCCTGCTGCAATGTGCCGAGCCTTACAAGGTCTCCTTCTGCCTGAAGCGCACTGTGCCCACCGGGGACCTGGCGCTGCGGCCTGGGACCGTGGCCGGCTACGAGATCAAGGGCCCACGGGCCAAGGTGGCCAAGCTG aaCATCCAGAGTCTGTCCCctgtgaagaagaagaagatggtgatgcccggggccctgggggcccCTGCAGACCTGGCCCCTGTTGACGTCGAATTCTCCTTTCCCAAGTTCTCCCGTCTGCGTCGGGGCCTCAAAGCAGAGGCTGCCAAGGGTCCTGTCCCAGCTGCCCCAACCCGCCGGCGCCTCCAGCTGCCTCGGCTGCGCGTCCGGGAAGTGGCGGAAGAGGCCCAGGTGGCCCGGCTGGCCgctgctgctcctcccccaagGAAAGCCAAGGTGGAGGCTGAGGTGGCAGCAGGAGCCCGCTTCACAGCCCCCCAGGTGGAGCTGGTTGGGCCCCGGCTGCCAGGTGCCGAGGTGGGTGTCCCCCAGGTCTCAGCCCCCAAGGGGCTGGGAGAGGTGGCCCTCCACCTGCCAACCCTTGGACTAGGTGCCCCAGCTGCACCTGCTGTGGAGCCCACAGCCGTAGGGATCCAGGTCCCCCAAGTGGAGCTGCCCACCTTGCCCTCGCTACCCACCCTGCCCACGCTCCCCTGCCTGGAAACCCGGGAAGGGGCTGTGGCAGTGACGGTGCCCACCCTGGATGTGGCAGCGCCTACGGTAGGAGTGGACCTGGCCTTGCCGGGTGTGGAGGTGGAGGCCCGAGGAGAGGCACCTGAGGTGGCCCTAAAGATGCCCCGCCTCAGTTTCCCTCGCTTTGGGGCTCGAGCAAAGGAAGTTGCTGAGGCCAAGGTGGCCAAGGACAGCCCCGAGGCCAGGGCAAAGGGGCCTAGACTTCGAATGCCCACCTTCGGGCTTTCTCTGCTGGAGCCCCGACCTGCTGCCGCCGAAGCTGCTGTTGAGAGCAAGCTGAAGCTGCCCACCATCAAGATGCCCTCCTTTGGCATTGGGGTCTCGGCCCCTGAGGTCAAGGTGCCCAAGGGGCCTGAGGTGAAGCTCCCTAAGGCTCCTGAGGTGAAGCTCCCGAAGGTGCCGGAGGCAGCCCTCCCAGATGTGCAACTCCCAGAGGTGGAGCTCCCCAAAGTGTCTGAGATGAAGCTCCCAAAGGTGCCCGAGATGGCCGTGCCCGAG GTGCGGCTCCCAGAAGTACAGCTCCCCAAAGTTCCAGAGATGAAGCTCCCCGAGATGAAGCTCCCGAAGGTGCCCGAGATGGCCGTGCCCGAGGTGCGGCTCCCAGAAGTACAGCTCCCCAAAGTTCCAGAGATGAAGCTCCCCGAGGTGAAGCTCCCGAAGGTGCCCGAGATGGCTGTGCCTGACGTGCGGCTCCCAGAAGTACAGTTCCCCAAGGTTCCAGAGATGAAGCTCCCCGAGATGAAGCTCCCGAAGGTGCCTGAGATGAAGCTCCCGAAAGTGCCCGAGATGGCCGTGCCCGAGGTGCATCTCCCAGAAGTACAGCTCCCCAAAGTCCCCGAGATGAAGCTCCCCGAGGTGAAGCTCCCGAAGATGCCCGAGATGGCTGTGCCCGAGGTGCGGCTCCCGGAGGTACAGTTGCCAAAGGTCTCAGAGATGAAAGTCCCCGAGATGAAACTCCCCGAGATAAAGCTCCCCAAGGTGCCTGAGATGGCCGTGCCTGATGTCCACCTCCCGGAGGTGCAGCTGCCAAAGGTGTCGGAGATGAGGCTGCCGGAAATGCAGGTGCCAAAGGCCCCAGAGGTGCATCTGCCAAAGGTCCCAGAGGTGAAGCTGCCCAAGGCCCCGGAGGTGCAGCTCAAAGGGGAACAGGCAGAGAGGGTGGAATTTGGCATCAAGCTGCCCAAGATGACCATGCCCAAGCTAGGGAGGGCGGAGTCCCCATCACGAGGCAAGCCGGGTGAGGCAGGGGCTGAGGTCTCTGGGAAGCTGCTCACGCTTCCCTGTCTGCAGCCGGAAGTGGGCCCCGAGGCTCGAGCGGGTGTCCCCTCTCTCACGCTGCCCTCCGTGGAGCTAGACCTGCCAAGGGTCCTCAGTCCGGAGGCGCAGGTCCCAGCGGCCGCCGTGGGCAAGGTGGAGCGGCCAGAGGGCCCTGGGGGAGCCGCGGGGGTCGGGGAGGCGGCCTTTCGGATGCCCTCGGTTGAAATCGCCCCTCCGCAGCTGCCCTcgggggaggtggaggtggaggggcggCTAGAGGAGATGGAGATGAAAGTCAAGCCCTCCTCCAAGTTCTCCCTGCCCAAGTTTGGACTCTCGGGGCCCAAAGTGGCCAAGGCCGAGGCCGAGGCGCCCGGGCGGGCCACCAAGCCGAAGGTGTCCAAGTTCACCATCTCACTCCCCAAGGCCCGAGCGGGGACTGAAGCCGAGGCcaaaggggcaggagaggcagcaggCCTGCTGCCCGCCCTCGATCTGTCCATCCCGCAGCTCGGCCTGGATGCCCATCTGCCCACAAGCAAGGTGGAGGTGGCAGGGGCTGACGTCAAGGTCAAGGGGCCCAGGTTTGCCCTGCCCAAGTTTGGGGTCAGAGGCCGGGACGCTGAGGCGGGAGAACTAGCGCCAGGGGTGGGCGAGTTGGAGGCCAAGGGCTGGGGTTGGGATGGGAAGGTGAAGATGCCTAAGCTGAAGATGCCCTCCTTCGGGCTGGCTCGGGGGAAGGAAGCGGAAGTCCAGGGTGGGCGCGTCAGCCCGGGAGAAAAGCCAGAGCCCACGGCAGGGCCGCTTAAGATCCCCGAGGTGGAGCTGGTCAccctgggggcccaggaggaAGGCAGGGCCGAGGGGGCAGTGGCTGTCGGTGGAGTTCGGCTGTCAGGCCCGCAAGTGTCCACGACCAGACAGGCAGGCGCCGAGGGCCAGGAGGGGGCGCTGAGGATGCCCCTGGGCATCTCCTTGCCCCAGGTGGAGCTGGCCAGCTTCGGGGAGGCCGGCCCAGGCGCCACCCCGGGGCAGCAGGTCAAGGGCGCGGCCCCTTCAGCAGAGGGCACAGCAGGCTACAGggtccaggtgccccaggtgaccttgtctctgcctggagcccaggtggcaggtggggagCTGTTGGTAGGTGAGGGCGTCTTCAAGATGCCCGCCGTGACAGTGCCTCAGCTTGAGTTGGACGTGGGGCTGGGCCGAGAGGCGCAGGTGGGTGAGGCGGCCACAGGTGACGGTGGCTTGAGGCTGAAGATGCCCACACTGGGGGCCAGAGCTGAGGCCGGAGAAGAGGGGCCCGGAGAGCAATCCCCGGGGGCCGAGCGCACCTTCCACCTCTCCCTGCCGGATGTGGAGCTCTCACCGCCCGCCGTGGGCAGCCACGCTGAGTACCAGGTGGCAGAGGGCGACGGGGAGGCGGGACACAAGCTCAAGGTGAGGCTGCCCCGGTTTGGCCTGGCTCGGGCCAAGGAGGGCATTGAGGAGGGTGAGAAGACCAAGAGCCCCAAACTCAGGCTGCCCCGAGTGGGCTTCAGCCAGAGCGAGGCGGTCACTGGGGAAGGCTCCCCCAGCCccgaggaggacgaggaggagggtggcggggagggggcctCTGGGCGCCGAGGCAGAGTCCGAGTCCGCTTGCCCCGCGTGGGCCTGGCTACCCCGTCCAAGGCCTCTCGGGGACAGGAGGGCGAGGCAGCCCCCAAGTCCCCCAGCGGGGAGAAGTCACCCAAGTTCCGTTTCCCCCGGGTGTCCCTAAGCCCCAAGGCCCGGAGTGGGAGTGGGGACCACGAAGAGGGTGGATTCCGGGTCCGGCTGCCTAGTGTGGGGTTTTCGGAGACAGGGGCTCCGGGCCCTGCCAGGATGGAGGGGGCTCAGGCTGCAGTGGTCTGA